In one window of Scyliorhinus canicula chromosome 17, sScyCan1.1, whole genome shotgun sequence DNA:
- the dhrs1 gene encoding dehydrogenase/reductase SDR family member 1, producing the protein MARALLGHVCIVTGASRGIGKGIALQLGEAGATVYITGRNMDTLQKAAKEVEARGGSCVPVVCDSSSDEQVSSLFNQVKQEQEGRLDILVNNAYAGVQAILDSQGKKFWETPPLLWDDINNVGLRGHYICSVYAAQMMVEAKRGLIVIISSLGGLRYVFNVAYGVGKAAVSCRAVWVNGPKVKHCLFTLSLHLPVSVTLRLSVCL; encoded by the exons ATGGCCCGGGCGCTGCTGGGCCACGTGTGCATCGTGACCGGTGCCTCCCGGGGCATCGGCAAAGGCATCGCGCTGCAGCTGGGAGAGGCCGGAGCCACTGTCTACATCACCGGACGCAACATGGATACACTGCAGAAGGCAGCCAAGGAG GTGGAGGCAAGGGGAGGGAGTTGTGTGCCCGTGGTGTGCGACTCCTCCAGCGATGAGCAGGTCAGCTCACTCTTCAACCAGGTCAAGCAGGAGCAGGAAGGCCGGCTGGACATTTTGGTCAACAACGCGTATGCTGGAGTCCAG GCAATACTTGATAGCCAGGGGAAAAAATTCTGGGAGACTCCGCCATTGCTGTGGGATGATATCAATAACGTCGGCCTGCG GGGCCACTATATCTGCTCGGTATATGCGGCACAGATGATGGTCGAAGCAAAGCGGGGACTGATCGTCATCATCTCTTCACTGGGTGGCCTGCGCTACGTCTTCAACGTGGCTTACGGAGTTGGCAAGGCAGCGGTGAGTTGCAGGGCAGTGTGGGTAAACGGGCCAAAGGTCAAACATTGTTTATTCACTTTGAGTCTCCATTTACCAGTCTCTGTCACGCTCCGTCTGTCGGTCtgtctctga